One genomic window of Mogibacterium diversum includes the following:
- a CDS encoding TDT family transporter, which yields MIKKVPFPICGVMLGTAALGNLLQSYSETVRNICGILAAFLLVLILLKLVKYPSTIKEDLDTPVMAGVAATFPMALMILSTYVKPFIGQGAYFVWIFAIVLHVILIVYFTAKFLLKYDQKKVFTTWFIVYVGIAVAGVTAPAYGKTGFGAATFWFGLITLIPLLVIVIKRYAVHPLPEPVKPLSGIFAAPMSLCIAAYIQSVQVKNFTLLMAMFVVATVLYVYSLVVSLGLLKKFYPSFAGFTFPFVISAIATKQTMACSALMGHPLPWLSNIVLAETVIATAFVAFVYVKYMVFIFAGNAGHEGK from the coding sequence ATGATTAAGAAAGTACCTTTTCCCATATGTGGTGTGATGCTTGGAACAGCTGCCCTCGGAAATCTACTACAGAGTTATTCGGAGACGGTTCGAAATATCTGTGGGATCTTGGCGGCATTTTTGCTGGTTTTAATACTGTTAAAGCTCGTAAAATATCCGAGTACAATAAAAGAAGATTTGGATACTCCTGTAATGGCTGGAGTAGCAGCAACTTTTCCAATGGCACTGATGATACTCAGTACCTACGTTAAACCATTTATAGGGCAAGGCGCATACTTTGTCTGGATATTCGCTATAGTATTACATGTCATATTAATCGTGTATTTCACAGCGAAGTTCTTGCTAAAATATGACCAGAAGAAGGTCTTCACGACTTGGTTCATCGTATATGTAGGAATTGCAGTTGCAGGAGTAACTGCACCTGCGTATGGAAAGACTGGATTTGGAGCAGCGACATTTTGGTTCGGCCTGATTACACTGATCCCACTTCTTGTAATAGTTATCAAGAGGTATGCAGTGCATCCGCTGCCAGAACCGGTAAAACCACTTAGTGGGATATTTGCGGCCCCTATGAGCCTTTGCATCGCAGCATATATTCAATCGGTTCAAGTGAAGAACTTTACGCTGCTTATGGCGATGTTCGTAGTCGCAACAGTACTGTATGTATATTCTCTAGTTGTCTCTCTTGGATTGCTGAAGAAGTTCTATCCGAGCTTTGCGGGTTTCACATTCCCTTTTGTAATCAGTGCGATTGCTACTAAGCAGACGATGGCATGTTCTGCTCTCATGGGGCATCCACTTCCATGGCTAAGCAACATAGTTCTAGCAGAGACAGTAATAGCAACGGCGTTCGTAGCATTTGTGTATGTTAAGTATATGGTGTTTATATTTGCTGGGAATGCAGGTCATGAAGGTAAATAA
- the hrcA gene encoding heat-inducible transcriptional repressor HrcA, with the protein MDISERKLQILQAIITDYVKSAEPVGSRSLAKKYGLGVSPATIRNEMADLEELGYLTHPHTSAGRVPSDKAYRLYVNSLMSKHDLSPEEKEIINERMQVSVAEFNQTLQQAAELLSDITKLASFAMTPSASCDTLKFIRLLPVDEATIVLMIVSDTGNVNNTTLKVDVPYTPESLEVLSKSMTYNYKGTTIDEALKKSIIADFNSDLEAMSPLASKIMPNFMKTLEDMLNVNLYMEGLTNIFNIPEYSSIDKAKAFIELVSKKDEFAKDMLQRDDGIIVTIGDENNDSSMKDCSLVTATYHVDGKLIGKIGVIGPTRMNYSEVTSIMEYLTENLSKSFLLSEGKEIKDD; encoded by the coding sequence ATGGATATTAGTGAGAGAAAACTTCAGATCCTCCAGGCAATTATTACTGATTATGTTAAAAGTGCGGAACCTGTTGGCTCGCGGTCACTTGCTAAGAAGTATGGACTAGGCGTCAGCCCAGCTACGATTAGAAATGAAATGGCTGATTTAGAAGAGCTTGGTTACCTGACTCATCCTCACACTTCGGCAGGCCGTGTGCCTTCTGATAAGGCTTACAGACTCTATGTAAATAGTCTGATGAGTAAGCACGATCTTTCGCCAGAGGAAAAAGAGATTATTAACGAGAGAATGCAGGTGAGTGTGGCTGAGTTTAATCAGACACTTCAGCAGGCCGCAGAGCTTCTATCTGATATTACAAAACTTGCATCCTTTGCGATGACACCATCAGCAAGCTGCGACACGTTAAAGTTCATAAGGCTACTCCCAGTAGATGAAGCCACAATCGTGTTAATGATAGTTTCGGATACAGGTAATGTTAACAATACTACGCTTAAAGTGGATGTTCCATATACACCTGAGTCTCTAGAGGTTTTGAGCAAGTCGATGACGTATAACTATAAGGGGACTACGATAGATGAGGCCCTTAAGAAATCGATTATCGCAGATTTCAATTCTGACCTTGAGGCGATGAGTCCGCTAGCAAGCAAGATTATGCCTAACTTTATGAAGACGCTTGAGGATATGCTCAATGTCAATCTATACATGGAAGGCTTGACTAATATATTTAATATTCCTGAGTACAGTAGCATTGATAAGGCAAAGGCTTTTATCGAGCTAGTTAGCAAGAAGGATGAATTTGCGAAGGACATGCTCCAGCGTGATGATGGAATAATCGTGACTATAGGAGATGAAAATAACGATTCTTCGATGAAAGATTGCTCGCTTGTAACAGCGACATATCATGTAGATGGTAAATTGATAGGAAAGATTGGTGTAATTGGACCGACACGTATGAACTACAGCGAGGTTACTTCTATTATGGAGTATCTGACTGAGAACCTCAGTAAATCGTTCTTGCTAAGCGAGGGAAAGGAAATTAAGGATGACTGA
- the dnaK gene encoding molecular chaperone DnaK: protein MSKIIGIDLGTTNSCVAVLEGGEPVVIANAEGARTTPSVVAFTKNGERLVGETAKRQAITNPDRTIASIKRHMGENYTVEIDGKSYTPQDISAMILGKLKADAEAYLGEKVSEAVITVPAYFSDAQKQATKDAGKIAGLDVKRIINEPTAASLAYGLDKADGSQKILVYDLGGGTFDVSVLELGDGVFEVLATNGDTHLGGDDFDNAVLNFLADSFMAEHGIDLRKDNMALQRLKEAAEKAKKELSSAQTTKINLPFITVSEAGPLHMDMDLTRARFDQLTSDLVDRSIEPMKKAMADAGVTNADISKVILVGGSTRIPAVQAAVQKVTGKEPFKGINPDECVAVGASIQAGVLTGEVNDVLLLDVTPLSLSIETLGGVATKLIERNTTIPTKKSQIFSTAADNQTAVDVHVMQGEREMAADNITLGRFQLTGIAPAPRGIPQIEVTFDIDANGIVNVSAKDLGTGKEQQITITSSTKLSEDEINAKIKEAEQYAEEDKKKKEEVEVKNQAEGMLFETEKQMNELGDKVTADEKSKVDAAREDLKKAVEANDVEDIKAKIEALTQAFYPISSRIYQEAQQAQASAAGSGEQAQDSAQSAGPNGNTVDADYEVVDEDK, encoded by the coding sequence ATGAGCAAGATTATTGGAATTGATTTAGGAACAACAAATAGCTGTGTAGCCGTTCTAGAGGGCGGAGAACCAGTGGTAATCGCAAATGCAGAGGGTGCAAGGACGACTCCATCTGTAGTTGCATTCACCAAGAACGGTGAGAGACTAGTAGGAGAGACTGCTAAGAGACAGGCTATAACTAACCCAGATAGAACAATCGCTTCTATCAAGAGACACATGGGCGAGAACTACACTGTAGAGATCGATGGCAAGAGCTACACTCCACAAGATATCTCAGCTATGATATTAGGAAAGCTTAAGGCAGATGCTGAAGCTTACCTCGGAGAGAAGGTTTCAGAGGCTGTAATCACAGTTCCTGCATACTTCTCCGATGCACAGAAGCAGGCTACAAAGGATGCTGGTAAGATTGCAGGACTCGATGTAAAGAGAATCATCAATGAGCCAACAGCTGCATCGCTAGCTTACGGACTAGACAAGGCTGACGGATCACAGAAAATCCTCGTATACGACCTAGGTGGCGGTACATTCGATGTATCTGTACTTGAACTAGGAGACGGAGTATTTGAGGTACTAGCTACAAACGGAGATACACATCTCGGCGGAGATGACTTCGATAACGCAGTTCTAAACTTCCTAGCTGACTCCTTCATGGCAGAGCACGGAATAGATCTTAGAAAAGACAACATGGCTCTACAGAGACTAAAGGAAGCTGCAGAGAAGGCTAAGAAAGAGCTATCAAGTGCTCAGACAACTAAGATTAATCTGCCATTCATCACAGTTTCTGAAGCTGGCCCACTTCACATGGATATGGATCTTACAAGAGCTAGATTTGATCAGCTCACTAGCGATTTAGTGGATAGAAGTATTGAGCCTATGAAGAAGGCTATGGCAGATGCTGGAGTAACTAACGCTGACATCTCTAAGGTAATCCTCGTTGGTGGTTCAACTCGTATTCCAGCAGTTCAGGCAGCAGTTCAGAAGGTAACCGGTAAAGAACCATTTAAGGGAATCAACCCTGACGAGTGCGTTGCAGTAGGTGCTTCAATTCAGGCTGGTGTACTTACAGGAGAGGTAAATGACGTGCTTCTGCTCGACGTTACTCCACTATCACTTTCAATTGAGACACTAGGTGGTGTAGCAACTAAGCTAATCGAGAGAAATACTACTATTCCAACTAAGAAGAGTCAGATTTTCTCGACAGCAGCAGACAATCAGACAGCGGTAGATGTTCACGTAATGCAGGGCGAAAGAGAGATGGCTGCCGACAATATCACACTGGGCAGATTCCAGCTCACAGGTATCGCTCCAGCTCCTCGTGGAATTCCGCAGATTGAGGTTACATTTGACATCGATGCCAACGGTATCGTAAATGTAAGTGCTAAGGACCTAGGAACTGGAAAAGAGCAGCAGATCACGATCACGTCTTCAACTAAGCTTTCTGAGGATGAGATTAACGCTAAGATCAAGGAAGCTGAGCAGTATGCTGAAGAGGATAAGAAGAAGAAGGAAGAAGTCGAGGTTAAGAACCAGGCTGAAGGAATGCTCTTCGAAACCGAAAAGCAGATGAATGAACTCGGTGACAAGGTTACAGCTGATGAGAAGTCTAAGGTTGATGCTGCAAGGGAAGACCTTAAGAAGGCTGTAGAAGCTAACGATGTTGAAGATATCAAGGCTAAGATTGAGGCTCTAACACAGGCATTCTATCCAATTTCATCGAGAATCTATCAGGAAGCTCAGCAGGCTCAGGCAAGTGCTGCAGGATCTGGTGAGCAGGCACAGGACAGCGCACAGAGTGCAGGTCCAAATGGCAACACTGTAGATGCTGACTATGAAGTGGTAGACGAAGACAAATAA
- the dnaJ gene encoding molecular chaperone DnaJ, with amino-acid sequence MAEKRDYYEVLGIQKGASEDEIKKAYRKMAMKYHPDKNPGDKEAEEKFKEANEAYAVLSDPDKKNKYDRFGHAGVDPNAGFGGGAGAGAGFGGFGGFEDIFDMFGGGFGGFGGRSARRNGPRKGNDLQKSITIEFTEAIFGCRKEIKLTKEVKCKTCNGEGTAPGTHKHTCEKCGGTGQVSSVSQTPFGTFQNVTTCNACGGTGQVIDKPCPDCHGKGSVRKTVTLKIDIPAGVDSDSIIPIRGEGEPGVNGGPSGDLYIVINVKPHKIYKRRGDDLYLTMPISYDQAVLGDKVKVPGFNETYSYTLAPGTQTGSNFRLKGKGVKNPRTGRYGDLYVKVNIEVPTKLSSKEKKAIKNMAEEFSEDSYPRKKEFNNLKFDK; translated from the coding sequence ATGGCAGAAAAAAGAGATTATTATGAGGTGCTGGGCATCCAGAAAGGCGCTTCCGAAGACGAAATCAAGAAAGCATATCGTAAGATGGCGATGAAATATCATCCTGATAAGAATCCAGGAGATAAGGAAGCTGAAGAAAAATTCAAGGAAGCCAATGAAGCATACGCTGTATTGTCGGATCCTGATAAAAAGAATAAGTATGATAGATTTGGACACGCAGGAGTAGATCCAAATGCAGGTTTTGGTGGTGGAGCAGGAGCAGGAGCAGGCTTTGGTGGCTTCGGTGGCTTTGAAGATATATTTGATATGTTCGGCGGTGGCTTTGGTGGCTTCGGCGGACGCAGTGCTAGGAGGAATGGTCCTCGCAAGGGAAATGACCTACAGAAGTCGATTACAATCGAGTTTACAGAAGCGATATTTGGCTGCAGAAAAGAAATCAAGCTAACAAAAGAAGTTAAATGTAAAACTTGTAATGGTGAAGGAACAGCCCCAGGAACACATAAGCATACTTGTGAGAAGTGCGGTGGAACTGGTCAGGTGTCTAGTGTATCGCAGACTCCTTTTGGTACTTTCCAAAATGTGACTACTTGTAATGCATGCGGTGGAACTGGTCAGGTAATAGATAAACCTTGCCCTGATTGCCACGGCAAAGGTTCAGTTAGAAAGACTGTTACACTTAAAATTGATATTCCGGCAGGAGTTGATAGCGACAGCATCATTCCAATTCGTGGAGAGGGCGAGCCTGGTGTAAATGGAGGTCCGTCCGGAGATCTGTATATTGTTATCAACGTAAAGCCACACAAGATTTACAAGAGACGTGGTGATGACCTATATCTGACGATGCCTATTTCATATGATCAGGCAGTTCTCGGTGACAAGGTTAAAGTTCCGGGTTTCAACGAGACATATTCGTACACACTGGCTCCAGGAACTCAGACGGGTTCAAACTTTAGGCTGAAGGGCAAGGGTGTTAAGAACCCTAGAACTGGTAGATATGGCGACCTCTATGTAAAGGTTAATATCGAGGTTCCTACTAAACTCAGCTCGAAGGAGAAGAAGGCTATTAAGAATATGGCTGAGGAGTTCTCCGAGGACTCATATCCACGCAAGAAAGAGTTTAATAACCTCAAGTTTGATAAATAA
- a CDS encoding SemiSWEET family transporter gives MSKQKINRFVGSIGAFIGILVFVAYIPQIIANLQGEKAQPFQPLFAAAFCLIWVIYGWTKEPKKDWILIIPNATGVILGGLTFITSL, from the coding sequence ATGTCTAAACAAAAAATTAATCGCTTTGTCGGATCTATTGGAGCTTTTATTGGAATCCTTGTCTTTGTTGCATATATTCCACAAATTATCGCTAACTTACAAGGAGAAAAAGCTCAACCATTCCAACCACTATTCGCAGCAGCTTTTTGTTTAATTTGGGTAATCTATGGTTGGACAAAAGAACCTAAAAAAGACTGGATCCTCATCATTCCCAATGCAACTGGAGTGATATTAGGAGGTTTAACTTTTATTACTTCTTTATAA
- a CDS encoding exodeoxyribonuclease III, giving the protein MKFISWNVNGFRAVLKKGFEEIFNELDADFFCLQETKMQEGQADFHPEGYYEYYSYAEKKGYSGTAIFAKEEPLSVTYGIDGKHNDEGRVITLEYDDFYLICAYVPNAQNELKRIDYRMEYEDDLRAYMTELDKVKPVVYCGDLNVAHQEIDLKNPKSNRGSAGFSDEERGKMTELLASGFTDTFRYLQPETTGVYSWWSYRFNARANNAGWRIDYFIVSNRLEPKIKEASILTDVYGSDHCPVSLVLE; this is encoded by the coding sequence ATGAAATTTATATCATGGAACGTAAACGGTTTCAGAGCTGTTCTAAAGAAAGGGTTCGAAGAGATTTTTAATGAACTCGATGCTGACTTTTTCTGTCTTCAAGAAACCAAGATGCAGGAAGGTCAAGCTGACTTCCACCCAGAGGGTTATTACGAATATTACAGCTATGCGGAGAAAAAGGGTTACTCAGGAACTGCGATTTTTGCAAAAGAAGAGCCGCTAAGTGTCACATACGGAATCGATGGAAAGCACAATGACGAAGGTCGTGTAATCACGCTTGAATACGATGATTTTTACCTAATATGCGCATACGTGCCAAACGCTCAGAACGAGCTTAAGAGAATTGACTACAGGATGGAATACGAGGACGACCTGCGAGCTTATATGACTGAGCTAGACAAAGTGAAACCTGTCGTATACTGCGGTGACCTCAACGTTGCACATCAGGAAATCGACCTCAAGAACCCGAAGAGTAATCGCGGAAGTGCTGGGTTCTCCGATGAGGAACGTGGCAAGATGACAGAGCTCCTCGCATCCGGATTTACTGATACATTCAGATATCTACAACCTGAAACTACAGGGGTATACTCATGGTGGTCATACCGCTTCAACGCTCGTGCCAACAACGCTGGTTGGCGCATAGACTACTTTATCGTGTCTAATCGACTAGAACCTAAAATCAAAGAGGCTTCTATATTAACTGATGTGTACGGCAGTGACCACTGCCCTGTCTCATTGGTACTTGAATAG
- the grpE gene encoding nucleotide exchange factor GrpE, with protein sequence MTEEKKINGDQAEAQTKATEELKTETSDSIDNNMENETTSKEDEQPESSESSEDNASEVATEDNSKKAEAEENGDAKYLRLMAEFQNYKKRVAKEKSDIHSYANEKIVTELLEILDNFERALATDNSTDVEGYAQGMKLIFDQLLGVLTKSGLVEVKALGEEFDPNMHNAVMTADSEEYDSNKVCSVLQKGYTLNGKVIRPSMVTVAK encoded by the coding sequence ATGACTGAAGAGAAAAAGATTAATGGCGATCAAGCTGAAGCTCAGACGAAAGCGACAGAAGAGCTTAAGACTGAAACTTCAGATTCAATAGATAACAATATGGAAAATGAAACAACATCAAAAGAAGATGAGCAGCCTGAATCCTCAGAAAGTTCCGAGGATAATGCTTCGGAGGTCGCTACAGAAGATAATAGCAAGAAAGCGGAAGCTGAAGAGAATGGCGATGCAAAATACCTCAGACTGATGGCAGAGTTTCAGAACTATAAGAAGCGAGTTGCAAAGGAGAAGTCCGATATACATTCTTATGCAAATGAAAAGATTGTAACTGAACTACTCGAGATACTTGATAATTTCGAGAGAGCGCTCGCGACTGATAATTCCACAGATGTAGAAGGTTATGCGCAGGGCATGAAACTTATCTTTGATCAATTGCTCGGAGTGCTCACGAAGTCTGGACTTGTGGAAGTGAAGGCTCTTGGTGAAGAGTTTGATCCTAACATGCATAACGCAGTTATGACAGCAGATAGTGAAGAGTACGACAGCAATAAGGTTTGTAGCGTGCTCCAGAAGGGATATACCCTTAACGGAAAGGTCATTAGACCTTCGATGGTTACTGTCGCAAAGTAG
- a CDS encoding thioredoxin family protein, producing the protein MKKITAFEYAGCPYCVQGKKALADLIEENPEYGKVEVEWIEENEHPEIIANYDYYATPSMFIDGEKKYEAHLFESYEECRGHIKDVLDEALR; encoded by the coding sequence ATGAAAAAGATTACAGCATTTGAATACGCAGGCTGCCCATACTGCGTGCAGGGAAAAAAGGCTCTCGCTGATCTCATCGAGGAGAATCCAGAGTACGGCAAAGTCGAGGTTGAATGGATTGAGGAGAATGAACATCCTGAGATCATCGCAAACTACGATTACTATGCTACACCTTCGATGTTCATCGATGGTGAGAAGAAATATGAGGCTCATCTATTTGAAAGCTACGAGGAGTGCAGAGGTCACATCAAGGATGTGCTGGATGAGGCACTGCGGTAA
- a CDS encoding LVIVD repeat-containing protein, with amino-acid sequence MSRREEMLFKNTEFVGYSDLNKKPGFQMGMHRTKDGRYYLYTACFRDNGFNIVDVTDPANPVAKWVEGDWVGEVHDGQSLAKLQVADGKLIACYGGTMRVLHGTHEQPYWGGFKIYDIEADPLNPKLLGQFECEDGPGVHRSFYNGGDYAYIMGSKRNFRGYILRIVDISDPTNPTEVGSWWADGQYLGNKKASDMPEVGTEPFMKLPNGHAITVKDDVVYAAFPNVGFCMIDVHDKSRPRLLGNVSLNPPFSNGQSGAAVHTAMPLGDRPFAIVTTEGERTWYFDNNREEGMFHKITSQPMNIIGMIETSDKENPALISVFPYPEVPEAYKKCHGENFNIIDGQRVVFGPHNMFDAFGQDCLESRDDRVYNCHFQAGLRIYDVSDPFVPKEIAYFMPPDPEGTWFDIDEGTLFPGPHVGHAEDCIVDDRGYIYVDTYQDGLYIVRCTV; translated from the coding sequence ATGTCTAGAAGAGAAGAGATGCTTTTTAAAAACACTGAGTTCGTCGGTTATTCAGATCTGAATAAGAAACCGGGTTTTCAGATGGGAATGCATCGTACGAAGGATGGCAGATATTATCTTTATACCGCTTGTTTCCGCGACAACGGGTTTAATATCGTCGATGTTACAGATCCTGCAAATCCAGTTGCAAAGTGGGTTGAGGGAGATTGGGTAGGTGAAGTTCACGATGGACAGAGCCTCGCTAAGCTGCAGGTAGCTGATGGCAAATTGATCGCTTGCTATGGTGGTACTATGAGAGTTCTACATGGCACTCACGAGCAACCATATTGGGGTGGGTTCAAGATTTACGACATAGAGGCAGATCCTTTAAATCCTAAGCTGCTCGGACAGTTTGAGTGCGAAGATGGTCCTGGAGTTCATCGTAGCTTCTATAATGGTGGAGACTACGCATATATTATGGGCAGTAAACGCAACTTCAGAGGGTATATCCTAAGAATTGTAGACATCTCGGATCCAACTAATCCGACAGAAGTAGGAAGCTGGTGGGCAGATGGACAGTATCTCGGTAACAAGAAGGCATCTGACATGCCGGAGGTTGGGACTGAGCCATTTATGAAGCTCCCTAATGGACATGCAATAACGGTAAAAGATGATGTCGTATATGCAGCTTTTCCTAATGTAGGATTTTGCATGATCGATGTACACGACAAGAGTAGACCTAGACTTCTTGGAAACGTCTCTCTAAATCCTCCATTCAGTAACGGTCAGTCGGGAGCAGCTGTGCATACAGCAATGCCTCTTGGGGATAGACCATTTGCCATTGTTACCACAGAAGGCGAGAGAACATGGTACTTCGATAACAATAGAGAAGAAGGAATGTTCCATAAGATTACTAGTCAGCCTATGAACATCATTGGAATGATTGAGACATCTGATAAAGAGAACCCAGCACTCATCTCTGTATTTCCATACCCAGAGGTACCAGAAGCGTATAAGAAGTGTCACGGAGAGAACTTCAACATCATCGATGGTCAGAGGGTGGTATTTGGACCACATAATATGTTCGATGCGTTCGGACAGGACTGCCTCGAGAGCAGAGATGACAGAGTGTATAACTGTCACTTCCAAGCGGGTCTTCGTATTTATGATGTTTCAGATCCGTTCGTACCAAAGGAGATTGCCTACTTCATGCCACCAGATCCAGAAGGTACTTGGTTTGATATCGATGAAGGTACGCTATTCCCTGGACCACATGTTGGACATGCTGAGGACTGCATAGTAGATGATAGAGGGTACATCTACGTGGATACATATCAGGATGGACTCTACATCGTTCGCTGCACAGTATAG
- a CDS encoding C-GCAxxG-C-C family protein translates to MKVNAKSIDLAKVQAEAEESYRKGFFCCEAVMEVIMDNFELDVPHEIIKMASGMAIGVGKSGCICGALNGGVLAISMFFGRDEQRGPKDPEVVKCMSMTNELHDWFRENNTKKAACCRVLTREFDMSQGGHKSQCIYYTGMCAAKAAEILARELGIETTGEIKVLSHDDYLKTRTTPLEA, encoded by the coding sequence ATGAAAGTAAATGCAAAATCTATCGATTTAGCGAAGGTACAGGCTGAGGCTGAAGAGTCATATCGCAAGGGATTCTTCTGCTGTGAGGCAGTTATGGAAGTTATTATGGATAACTTTGAGCTAGATGTTCCACATGAGATTATCAAGATGGCATCTGGTATGGCAATCGGTGTTGGTAAATCTGGATGTATCTGCGGTGCTCTCAACGGTGGGGTGCTGGCAATAAGCATGTTCTTCGGTAGAGATGAGCAAAGGGGGCCTAAGGATCCAGAGGTTGTAAAATGTATGAGCATGACAAATGAACTTCACGACTGGTTTAGAGAGAATAATACAAAGAAGGCAGCATGTTGCCGTGTTCTTACAAGAGAATTTGATATGAGCCAGGGTGGTCATAAGTCGCAGTGTATCTACTATACAGGAATGTGTGCTGCAAAGGCCGCAGAAATACTCGCTCGTGAACTCGGGATCGAGACTACTGGGGAAATCAAAGTCCTTTCTCATGACGACTATCTCAAGACTAGAACTACGCCACTTGAAGCTTAA
- a CDS encoding GH25 family lysozyme yields the protein MRQGQNNSSRRRRRKSTRKRDGLRSRIKKYWKRKWNSFKRKSIRKIKKNKFKVAFSIIGLLAILIVIILHSMRSIPFEYGNFTHDARFKGYVISTGIDVSYAQGDNIDWHKVKKSGVDFVYIRAGFRDASKGNLHKDTKFEKNIKGASDAGLMVGVYIYSQATTTEEAAAEADYLANLADKYRIDLPIVMDYELYNGGRLARAINSGSLGTSGINKNALAFAKRGWGRGYETMVYGNYDFLMHYASGYELSKSTNIWLAQYHTQATYKGKYMMWQSTDKATVPGISKNVDLNFMYLNPKDTYRSQRSSAIGKRSIERCNVQLKSHSSRYLGFAVKPGIVVYDRGKELSEDKDYRVAYIKNTSPGTGYAIVTGIGKYKDSVMTSFKIKKLL from the coding sequence ATGAGACAAGGACAAAACAATTCATCAAGACGAAGGCGCAGAAAATCTACGAGAAAACGAGATGGCCTTCGCTCAAGGATTAAGAAATATTGGAAACGAAAATGGAACTCATTTAAGCGCAAGTCTATACGCAAGATAAAGAAGAACAAGTTCAAGGTGGCATTTTCTATTATCGGACTATTGGCGATTTTGATTGTGATCATTCTCCACTCTATGCGCAGTATCCCTTTTGAGTACGGCAATTTTACGCATGATGCTAGGTTTAAAGGATACGTGATATCCACGGGGATTGATGTTTCATATGCACAGGGAGATAATATCGATTGGCATAAAGTTAAGAAGTCCGGTGTCGATTTCGTATATATACGCGCTGGCTTCAGGGATGCTTCAAAGGGGAATCTCCATAAGGATACTAAGTTCGAAAAGAACATTAAAGGCGCATCTGATGCAGGTCTAATGGTCGGAGTGTACATATACTCACAAGCTACAACGACTGAAGAAGCAGCAGCCGAAGCTGATTATCTAGCTAACCTGGCAGACAAATACCGCATCGACCTACCGATAGTAATGGACTACGAGCTATATAACGGTGGTAGGCTGGCTAGAGCGATAAATTCTGGTTCCCTCGGAACTTCGGGAATTAATAAAAACGCTTTAGCATTTGCAAAGAGAGGCTGGGGGCGTGGCTACGAAACAATGGTCTACGGAAACTATGATTTTCTAATGCACTATGCGAGCGGGTACGAGCTATCTAAAAGCACAAACATTTGGCTTGCTCAATATCATACGCAGGCCACATACAAAGGTAAATATATGATGTGGCAGAGCACCGATAAAGCTACTGTTCCAGGTATAAGCAAGAACGTTGATCTCAACTTCATGTATCTAAATCCAAAGGATACATATCGGTCTCAAAGATCTAGCGCAATTGGTAAGAGGTCGATTGAAAGATGCAATGTGCAGCTTAAAAGCCACAGCTCAAGGTATCTCGGATTTGCTGTTAAGCCTGGTATCGTGGTTTACGACCGCGGCAAGGAGCTTAGCGAAGATAAAGATTATAGAGTTGCATACATTAAGAACACATCTCCTGGCACAGGATATGCTATAGTTACAGGGATAGGAAAATACAAGGATTCTGTCATGACGAGCTTCAAAATCAAGAAGCTATTATGA